In a genomic window of Micromonospora cremea:
- a CDS encoding winged helix-turn-helix transcriptional regulator, which yields MILFALQDGPLRFGELRRAVTGISERVLILQLREMETAGLPHRELYHQVPPKVEYSFTEFGHSLNAAMAPPGEWGEHHMERIEAIPWDQGSRVVSS from the coding sequence CTGATCCTGTTCGCGCTTCAGGATGGCCCCCTGCGCTTCGGGGAGCTGCGGCGGGCCGTCACTGGCATCAGCGAACGGGTCCTCATCCTGCAGCTACGGGAGATGGAGACCGCCGGCCTGCCGCACCGCGAGCTCTATCACCAGGTCCCGCCGAAGGTGGAGTACTCGTTCACCGAGTTCGGCCACTCGCTCAACGCCGCGATGGCACCGCCGGGCGAGTGGGGCGAACATCACATGGAGCGCATCGAGGCCATCCCCTGGGACCAGGGATCCCGCGTGGTCTCCTCATAA
- a CDS encoding DUF2267 domain-containing protein, with the protein MNYTEFIQSVATRPKMSPTLAEPITRATLATLAERLSGGQARDLAMQLPEELRGDLRKPDEQAEPFELPEFFERVQQRAAVEFQTATDGVRAVLDTLRDAVSAKEYEDSIAQLPKEFWQLTGPAATRLEPRRIGT; encoded by the coding sequence GTGAACTACACGGAGTTCATCCAGTCGGTGGCGACGCGACCGAAGATGTCACCGACCCTGGCCGAGCCGATCACCCGTGCCACGCTCGCGACGTTGGCGGAGCGGCTCAGCGGCGGCCAGGCACGGGATCTCGCCATGCAGCTTCCCGAGGAGCTGCGGGGGGACCTACGCAAACCCGACGAGCAGGCCGAACCGTTCGAGCTTCCCGAGTTCTTCGAGCGGGTGCAGCAACGCGCCGCGGTGGAGTTCCAGACGGCGACCGACGGGGTGCGCGCCGTGCTGGACACGCTGCGGGACGCGGTCAGCGCGAAGGAGTACGAGGATTCCATCGCCCAGTTGCCGAAGGAGTTCTGGCAGCTGACGGGGCCGGCGGCCACCCGGCTCGAACCCCGCCGGATTGGCACGTAG
- a CDS encoding transketolase, translating into MEAERTLPAEELTRLGELAAQLRVDAIRCSTRAESGHPTSSLSAADLLAVLISRHLRYQWTDPRGRTNDHLIFSKGHASPLLYAVFKAVGAITDQELVETYRQFGSRLQGHPTPALPWVDVATGSLGQGLPVGVGIALAGRYLDHLPFHVWALCGDSEMAEGSIWEALDKAGHYGLRNLTVIVDINRFGQRGPTELEWDLDTYRRRVEAFGCQALVIDGHDLAAIDEAFGRARQATGPTVVLARTVKGKGVPEVEDQPGWHGKPLKPDMAERAVKALGGVRQIRVTGPQPESAPPASAPAGEPPTLPRYDKGAKVATRNAYGDALRALGSRPDVVALDGEVSDSTRADKFAEAYPDRFFEMFISEQQLVAAAVGLQVRGYRPFAATFAAFFSRAYDFVRMAGISRADIALSGSHCGVEIGTDGPSQMGLEDLAAMRAVQGSTVLYPSDAVSCAALVAQMVDRKGVNYLRTTRGKYPVLYDNEDPFPVGGSKLLRGGDDDDVALIGAGVTVHNCLAAADELAREGIKARVIDLYSVKPLDRDRLLDAVRATGGRLLVIEDHYPEGGMGSAVLESLADLAEPVRVKHLAVRGLPTSGTPTQLMDQAGIGVSAIVAAARAMEAPGH; encoded by the coding sequence ATGGAAGCAGAGCGCACACTGCCCGCGGAGGAGCTCACCCGACTGGGTGAGCTCGCCGCCCAGCTCCGAGTGGATGCGATCCGGTGCAGCACCAGGGCGGAATCGGGGCATCCGACCTCGAGTCTGTCCGCCGCGGACCTGCTCGCGGTGCTGATCTCCCGGCACCTGCGTTACCAGTGGACTGACCCGCGCGGTCGGACCAACGATCACCTGATCTTCTCCAAGGGCCACGCCTCGCCGCTGTTGTATGCGGTCTTCAAGGCGGTGGGCGCGATCACCGATCAGGAGTTGGTCGAGACCTACCGCCAGTTCGGGTCGCGCCTGCAAGGGCACCCAACGCCGGCCCTGCCCTGGGTCGACGTGGCCACCGGGTCGCTCGGTCAGGGACTGCCCGTCGGGGTCGGGATCGCGCTCGCCGGCCGGTACCTCGACCACCTGCCGTTCCACGTGTGGGCGCTGTGCGGCGACAGCGAGATGGCCGAGGGCTCCATCTGGGAGGCGCTGGACAAGGCGGGCCACTACGGGCTGCGCAACCTCACCGTGATCGTCGACATCAACCGGTTCGGGCAGCGGGGTCCGACCGAGTTGGAATGGGACCTGGACACCTACCGCCGCCGGGTCGAGGCGTTCGGCTGCCAGGCGCTCGTCATCGACGGCCACGACCTGGCCGCGATCGACGAGGCGTTCGGCCGGGCGCGGCAGGCGACGGGTCCGACCGTGGTGCTCGCCCGGACGGTCAAGGGCAAGGGGGTGCCGGAGGTCGAGGACCAGCCCGGGTGGCACGGCAAGCCGCTGAAACCCGACATGGCCGAGCGGGCCGTAAAGGCTCTCGGCGGGGTACGCCAGATCCGCGTCACCGGGCCGCAACCCGAGTCCGCCCCGCCCGCTAGTGCCCCCGCCGGCGAGCCGCCCACGCTGCCGCGCTACGACAAGGGGGCGAAGGTGGCCACCCGGAACGCGTACGGTGACGCGCTGCGCGCGCTGGGCTCGCGGCCGGACGTTGTCGCCCTAGACGGTGAGGTCAGCGACTCCACCCGCGCCGACAAGTTCGCCGAGGCGTATCCCGACCGGTTCTTCGAGATGTTCATCTCCGAACAGCAACTAGTCGCCGCCGCGGTCGGACTGCAGGTACGCGGCTATCGGCCCTTCGCCGCGACCTTCGCGGCGTTCTTCTCCCGCGCCTACGACTTCGTGCGGATGGCCGGCATCTCCCGGGCCGACATCGCCCTGTCCGGGTCGCACTGCGGGGTGGAGATCGGGACGGACGGTCCCTCGCAGATGGGGCTGGAGGACCTAGCGGCCATGCGCGCCGTGCAGGGGTCGACGGTGCTGTATCCCAGCGACGCCGTGTCCTGCGCGGCCCTCGTCGCGCAAATGGTCGACCGCAAGGGCGTCAACTACCTGCGCACCACCCGAGGCAAGTACCCGGTGCTCTACGACAACGAGGACCCCTTCCCGGTCGGCGGCAGCAAACTGCTCCGCGGCGGCGACGACGACGACGTCGCGCTGATCGGCGCCGGGGTCACGGTGCACAACTGCCTCGCCGCCGCCGACGAACTGGCGCGCGAGGGGATCAAGGCCCGGGTCATCGACCTGTATTCGGTCAAGCCGCTGGACCGGGACCGATTGCTCGACGCCGTCCGGGCCACCGGCGGTCGGCTGCTGGTCATCGAGGATCACTACCCGGAGGGTGGCATGGGGTCGGCGGTCCTGGAGTCCCTGGCCGACCTCGCCGAGCCGGTGCGGGTGAAGCACCTGGCGGTACGGGGCCTGCCCACCTCCGGTACCCCGACCCAGCTGATGGACCAGGCCGGGATCGGGGTGAGCGCCATCGTCGCGGCGGCACGCGCCATGGAGGCCCCCGGCCACTGA
- a CDS encoding sulfite exporter TauE/SafE family protein, with protein MVILLSAFGIVLLGAFAQAVSGFGYALVTVPLLAAAVDPRAAVVVSALTGIGLTVTAAIRERAHARWQVAAALTATALLGLPAGLLVLALAPERLLSALIAVVVLGCAALVWSRARIRTGRIGLGAIGVLVGVLTAATGTNGPPLVAAFQSLGYDPRTFRATLAATFSGTSLMGLTGFLLAGQIHADVVRISLVALPAVPLGWWLGNRLFHRIDPVVFRRIVLFGLLGSAGAALASMAG; from the coding sequence ATGGTCATCCTGCTCAGCGCGTTCGGCATCGTGCTGCTCGGCGCCTTCGCCCAGGCGGTCAGCGGCTTCGGGTACGCGCTGGTGACCGTGCCGTTGCTGGCCGCCGCCGTTGACCCGCGCGCCGCCGTGGTGGTGTCGGCGCTGACCGGCATCGGGCTGACCGTCACCGCGGCCATCCGGGAACGCGCCCACGCCCGGTGGCAGGTCGCGGCGGCACTCACCGCCACCGCCCTGCTCGGCCTGCCGGCCGGCCTGCTGGTTCTCGCGCTCGCGCCGGAGCGGCTGTTGAGCGCGCTGATCGCGGTCGTGGTGCTCGGCTGCGCCGCGCTGGTCTGGTCCAGGGCACGGATCCGCACCGGACGGATCGGTCTCGGGGCCATCGGCGTCCTCGTCGGGGTGCTGACCGCCGCCACCGGGACGAACGGGCCGCCGCTGGTCGCCGCTTTCCAGTCGCTCGGCTACGATCCGCGCACCTTCCGGGCCACCCTGGCGGCGACCTTCTCGGGCACCAGTCTGATGGGGCTGACGGGGTTCCTGCTGGCCGGTCAGATACACGCCGATGTGGTGCGGATCTCCCTCGTGGCGCTCCCCGCGGTGCCGCTGGGCTGGTGGCTGGGAAACCGACTGTTCCACCGCATCGACCCCGTGGTGTTCCGACGGATCGTGCTGTTCGGGCTGCTCGGCAGCGCCGGTGCCGCGCTCGCGAGCATGGCCGGCTGA